A stretch of Brassica napus cultivar Da-Ae chromosome C6, Da-Ae, whole genome shotgun sequence DNA encodes these proteins:
- the LOC106401536 gene encoding uncharacterized protein LOC106401536 isoform X3 has translation MSNRSMLSSRPLVVGLWLRIMCSSVESSQNMFFHNPIDKPKPLPRPLKSNHNIKISTDIGGEVMGIKTTHNGQFTTNNLHVHPPYMVTYIQ, from the exons ATGTCAAATCGTTCCATGCTCTCTTCAAGACCTTTGGTTGTGGGTCTGTGGCTCCGTATCATGTGTTCATCTGTAG AAAGTTCACAAAACATGTTCTTCCACAATCCAATCGACAAACCAAAGCCTCTGCCAAGACCTCTGAAATCAAATCATAATATCAAAATATCTACAG ATATTGGTGGGGAAGTTATGGGCATCAAAACCACCCACAACG GTCAGTTCACAACTAACAACTTGCATGTTCATCCTCCTTACATGGTGACATATATTCAATGA
- the LOC106400984 gene encoding protein CANDIDATE G-PROTEIN COUPLED RECEPTOR 7, translated as MDLSSRFTSILFIFLTITTAFAEIRKSEIRSDDRPIIPLDEFGFTHTGRLELDASKISLSNTNPDLDLSKVGFFLCTHDAWVHVIQQLEEGEITCALQSDLVKHVFTFNRLNRNTSFSTVFTENDADQYSLVFANCLQQVKVTMDVRSAMYNLEGKSGGRDYLSAGRTVLPKVYFLFSVIYFSLAATWIYVLLKKRRTVFAIHFFMLGVVVLKALNLLCEAEDKSYIKKTGSGHGWDVLFYIFSFLKGITLFTLIVLIGTGWSFLKPYLQDKEKKVLMIVIPLQVVANFAQVVIDETGPYDQDWVTWKQIFLLVDVVCCCAVLFPIVWSIKNLREAAKTDGKAAVNLVKLTLFRHYYIVVICYIYFTRVVVYALETITSYKYMWTSVVASELATLAFYLFTGYKFRPEVHNPYFVVDDDEEEAAAEALKLEDEFEL; from the coding sequence ATGGATCTCTCATCTCGCTTCACATCGatcctcttcatcttcctcaccATCACCACAGCCTTCGCCGAGATCCGCAAATCCGAGATCCGATCCGATGACCGCCCCATCATCCCCTTGGACGAGTTCGGATTCACCCACACAGGCCGCCTCGAGCTCGACGCCTCGAAGATCTCCCTCTCCAACACCAACCCGGACCTCGATCTCTCCAAGGTCGGCTTCTTCCTCTGCACGCACGACGCCTGGGTGCACGTGATCCAGCAGCTCGAGGAAGGAGAGATCACGTGCGCTCTCCAGTCAGATCTCGTCAAGCACGTGTTCACCTTCAACAGGCTCAACAGGAACACGAGCTTCTCCACGGTGTTCACCGAGAACGACGCCGATCAGTACTCCCTCGTCTTCGCCAACTGCCTCCAGCAGGTGAAAGTCACCATGGACGTCAGATCCGCCATGTACAACCTCGAAGGCAAGAGCGGCGGACGCGATTACCTCTCCGCCGGAAGAACCGTCCTCCCGAAAGTATATTTCCTCTTCTCTGTCATCTACTTCTCCCTCGCCGCCACGTGGATCTACGTCCTCTTGAAGAAACGACGCACCGTCTTCGCGATCCACTTCTTCATGCTCGGCGTCGTCGTTTTgaaagctttgaacttattgTGTGAGGCGGAGGATAAATCGTACATTAAGAAAACCGGATCCGGCCATGGCTGGGATGTGTTGTTCTACATCTTCAGTTTCCTTAAAGGAATCACTCTCTTCACATTGATCGTCTTGATCGGGACGGGATGGTCCTTCTTGAAGCCTTACTTGCAGGACAAGGAAAAGAAAGTGTTGATGATAGTCATTCCTCTTCAGGTTGTTGCTAACTTTGCGCAGGTGGTTATCGACGAGACGGGGCCTTATGATCAAGACTGGGTCACGTGGAAACAGATCTTTTTGCTCGTTGATGTTGTTTGTTGCTGTGCTGTTTTGTTTCCCATTGTTTGGTCCATCAAGAACTTGCGTGAGGCAGCGAAGACTGATGGGAAGGCTGCTGTGAACTTGGTTAAGTTGACTCTGTTTAGGCATTACTACATTGTGGTTATCTGCTATATCTACTTTACACGCGTTGTTGTGTATGCGCTGGAGACCATTACCTCTTACAAGTACATGTGGACTAGTGTTGTGGCTAGCGAGTTGGCTACTTTGGCTTTCTATCTGTTTACTGGGTACAAGTTCAGGCCGGAGGTGCATAACCCGTactttgttgttgatgatgatgaggaagaggcGGCAGCTGAGGCTCTGAAGCTTGAAGACGAGTTTGAATTGTAA
- the LOC106401536 gene encoding uncharacterized protein LOC106401536 isoform X2 translates to MSNRSMLSSRPLVVGLWLRIMCSSVESSQNMFFHNPIDKPKPLPRPLKSNHNIKISTDIGGEVMGIKTTHNALICRGAASVITNPSHGVYIGVSMTSRRLDSHGMVEENRSETALPGARAIVPEMTAKCGEANSSGTWALCKEGMH, encoded by the exons ATGTCAAATCGTTCCATGCTCTCTTCAAGACCTTTGGTTGTGGGTCTGTGGCTCCGTATCATGTGTTCATCTGTAG AAAGTTCACAAAACATGTTCTTCCACAATCCAATCGACAAACCAAAGCCTCTGCCAAGACCTCTGAAATCAAATCATAATATCAAAATATCTACAG ATATTGGTGGGGAAGTTATGGGCATCAAAACCACCCACAACG CGCTGATATGCCGGGGAGCTGCATCTGTAATAACAAATCCCTCGCATGGTGTGTACATCGGTGTTTCTATGACCAGCAGAAGGCTTGATAGTCATGGGATGGTTGAAGAAAACAGAAGCGAGACAGCTCTACCAGGTGCTCGAGCTATTGTTCCCGAAATGACTGCGAAGTGCGGAGAAGCCAACAGTTCTGGAACATGGGCTCTTTGTAAAGAAGGCATGCATTGA
- the LOC106401536 gene encoding uncharacterized protein LOC106401536 isoform X1 — protein MSNRSMLSSRPLVVGLWLRIMCSSVESSQNMFFHNPIDKPKPLPRPLKSNHNIKISTGIAWIFFLKFQFMFLNKDLHDLFLYTFMISGALIKVLLLANTNILLPDIGGEVMGIKTTHNALICRGAASVITNPSHGVYIGVSMTSRRLDSHGMVEENRSETALPGARAIVPEMTAKCGEANSSGTWALCKEGMH, from the exons ATGTCAAATCGTTCCATGCTCTCTTCAAGACCTTTGGTTGTGGGTCTGTGGCTCCGTATCATGTGTTCATCTGTAG AAAGTTCACAAAACATGTTCTTCCACAATCCAATCGACAAACCAAAGCCTCTGCCAAGACCTCTGAAATCAAATCATAATATCAAAATATCTACAGGTATTGcttggatattttttttaaagtttcagTTCATGTTTCTTAATAAAGATCTTCatgatttgtttttgtatacGTTTATGATTTCCGGAGCTTTGATCAAAGTGTTGTTACTGGCTAACACAAACATCCTCTTACCAG ATATTGGTGGGGAAGTTATGGGCATCAAAACCACCCACAACG CGCTGATATGCCGGGGAGCTGCATCTGTAATAACAAATCCCTCGCATGGTGTGTACATCGGTGTTTCTATGACCAGCAGAAGGCTTGATAGTCATGGGATGGTTGAAGAAAACAGAAGCGAGACAGCTCTACCAGGTGCTCGAGCTATTGTTCCCGAAATGACTGCGAAGTGCGGAGAAGCCAACAGTTCTGGAACATGGGCTCTTTGTAAAGAAGGCATGCATTGA